The Argentina anserina chromosome 3, drPotAnse1.1, whole genome shotgun sequence genome includes a region encoding these proteins:
- the LOC126788836 gene encoding mitogen-activated protein kinase 19 isoform X1: MNTKQPKKDLKEMEFFSEYGDANRYKILEVIGKGSYGVVCAAIDTHTGEKVAIKKIHDIFEHISDAIRILREVKLLRLLRHPDIVEIKRIMLPPSKREFKDIYVVFELMESDLHQVIKANDDLTREHHQFFLYQMLRALKYMHTANVYHRDLKPKNILANANCKLKVCDFGLARVAFNDTPTTIFWTDYVATRWYRAPELCGSFCSKYTPAIDIWSIGCIFAEVLTGKPLFPGKSVVHQLDLITDLLGTPSLDTIAGVRNEKARKYLTEMRKKHPVPFTQKFPRADPLALRLLQRLLAFDPKDRPTAEEALADPYFKGLARVERELSCQPISKLEFEFERRRVIKEDIRELIYREILEYHPQLLKDYMNGTEGTSFMYPSAIGQFRKQFAYLEENGGKSGPVIPPERKHVSLPRSTVHSSTVTHMAQPNLLSYENRQTEVASNCYRVTHTINGNPLKASRPPPRVPSAKPARVIGPVLPYENGKNAKETYDPRKLYRNPVVPQQSTSPHCFFRTNTASQEKSLLEMKRDAAHSKLQPHLEQRNLVSRPIPGMAIDVNTNPYHPASTKVDQLNAIDTKLLHAQSQFGPVGAAAVVVAAHRNTGAVQYGVS, encoded by the exons ATGAATACCAAACAGCCCAAGAAg GACCTAAAAGAGATGGAATTTTTCTCTGAGTATGGGGATGCTAATAGGTACAAGATACTGGAAGTCATAGGGAAGGGAAGTTATGGGGTGGTTTGTGCGGCTATAGACACACATACTGGAGAGAAAGTTGCCATAAAGAAAATTCATGATATATTTGAGCATATCTCTGATGCTATCAGGATCTTGCGTGAAGTTAAGTTGCTTAGGCTTTTGAGACATCCGGATATTGTTGAAATTAAGCGCATCATGTTACCACCTTCAAAGAGGGAGTTCAAAGATATTTATGTTGTTTTTGAGCTGATGGAGTCAGACCTTCACCAAGTTATCAAGGCTAATGATGATTTGACCCGTGAACATCATCAGTTTTTTCTTTACCAGATGTTACGTGCATTGAAATATATGCATACAG CAAATGTGTATCATCGAGATCTTAAGCCAAAAAACATATTGGCCAATGCAAACTGCAAGCTTAAagtttgtgattttggacttgcAAGAGTTGCCTTTAATGATACACCAACCACAATATTTTGGACA GATTATGTTGCTACACGATGGTACAGAGCTCCAGAATTATGTGGATCATTCTGTTCCAAG TATACACCGGCCATTGATATATGGAGTATTGGCTGCATCTTTGCAGAGGTTTTGACAGGGAAGCCATTGTTTCCCGGTAAAAGTGTTGTTCATCAATTAGATTTGATTACCGATCTTCTTGGAACGCCTTCGCTAGACACCATTGCTGGA GTTCGAAATGAGAAGGCTAGGAAATACCTGACAGAAATGCGGAAAAAGCATCCTGTGCCATTTACACAAAAATTTCCTAGGGCAGATCCTTTAGCACTCCGCCTTTTGCAAAGGCTACTGGCGTTTGACCCAAAGGATCGACCGACTGCCGAAGAG gcATTGGCGGATCCGTACTTCAAGGGTCTGGCCAGAGTTGAGAGAGAGCTTTCTTGTCAACCTATATCGAAGCtggaatttgaatttgaaagacGAAGAGTGATTAAAGAGGATATTAGGGAACTAATATACCGGGAAATACTTGAGTACCATCCACAACTACTCAAGGACTACATGAATGGAACGGAAGGCACAAGCTTTATGTATCCAAG TGCTATAGGTCAATTCAGAAAGCAGTTTGCTTATCTTGAGGAAAATGGTGGTAAAAGTGGACCAGTCATTCCTCCAGAGAGGAAGCATGTCTCCCTTCCACG GTCTACTGTTCACTCAAGTACAGTAACTCATATGGCACAACCAAATCTGCTCTCATATGAGAACCGGCAGACAGAAGTGGCTTCTAACTGTTATAGAGTAACGCACACTATAAATGGGAATCCATTAAAGGCCTCACGGCCTCCACCGAGGGTACCATCAG CAAAACCTGCACGAGTTATTGGACCAGTTCTTCCATATGAGAATGGCAAAAATGCTAAGGAAACCTATGATCCAAGGAAGTTGTACAGAAATCCAGTTGTTCCTCAGCAGTCTACCTCTCCACACTGCTTCTTCAGAACTAATACTGCCAGTCAAGAAAAGTCCCTGTTGGAGATGAAAAGGGATGCAGCTCACTCCAAACTCCAACCCCATCTCGAACAACGGAACCTAGTGTCAAGACCTATACCGGGCATGGCCATTGATGTCAACACCAACCCATACCACCCAGCATCCACCAAAGTAGATCAACTAAATGCCATAGATACGAAGCTGCTGCATGCACAGTCTCAATTTGGTCCTGTTGGTGCCGCAGCTGTAGTTGTAGCTGCTCACAGGAACACAGGTGCTGTTCAATATGGAGTGTCTTAG
- the LOC126788836 gene encoding mitogen-activated protein kinase 19 isoform X2, translating to MNTKQPKKDLKEMEFFSEYGDANRYKILEVIGKGSYGVVCAAIDTHTGEKVAIKKIHDIFEHISDAIRILREVKLLRLLRHPDIVEIKRIMLPPSKREFKDIYVVFELMESDLHQVIKANDDLTREHHQFFLYQMLRALKYMHTANVYHRDLKPKNILANANCKLKVCDFGLARVAFNDTPTTIFWTDYVATRWYRAPELCGSFCSKYTPAIDIWSIGCIFAEVLTGKPLFPGKSVVHQLDLITDLLGTPSLDTIAGVRNEKARKYLTEMRKKHPVPFTQKFPRADPLALRLLQRLLAFDPKDRPTAEEALADPYFKGLARVERELSCQPISKLEFEFERRRVIKEDIRELIYREILEYHPQLLKDYMNGTEGTSFMYPSAIGQFRKQFAYLEENGGKSGPVIPPERKHVSLPRSTVHSSTVTHMAQPNLLSYENRQTEVASNCYRVTHTINGNPLKASRPPPRVPSGMNKTCTSYWTSSSI from the exons ATGAATACCAAACAGCCCAAGAAg GACCTAAAAGAGATGGAATTTTTCTCTGAGTATGGGGATGCTAATAGGTACAAGATACTGGAAGTCATAGGGAAGGGAAGTTATGGGGTGGTTTGTGCGGCTATAGACACACATACTGGAGAGAAAGTTGCCATAAAGAAAATTCATGATATATTTGAGCATATCTCTGATGCTATCAGGATCTTGCGTGAAGTTAAGTTGCTTAGGCTTTTGAGACATCCGGATATTGTTGAAATTAAGCGCATCATGTTACCACCTTCAAAGAGGGAGTTCAAAGATATTTATGTTGTTTTTGAGCTGATGGAGTCAGACCTTCACCAAGTTATCAAGGCTAATGATGATTTGACCCGTGAACATCATCAGTTTTTTCTTTACCAGATGTTACGTGCATTGAAATATATGCATACAG CAAATGTGTATCATCGAGATCTTAAGCCAAAAAACATATTGGCCAATGCAAACTGCAAGCTTAAagtttgtgattttggacttgcAAGAGTTGCCTTTAATGATACACCAACCACAATATTTTGGACA GATTATGTTGCTACACGATGGTACAGAGCTCCAGAATTATGTGGATCATTCTGTTCCAAG TATACACCGGCCATTGATATATGGAGTATTGGCTGCATCTTTGCAGAGGTTTTGACAGGGAAGCCATTGTTTCCCGGTAAAAGTGTTGTTCATCAATTAGATTTGATTACCGATCTTCTTGGAACGCCTTCGCTAGACACCATTGCTGGA GTTCGAAATGAGAAGGCTAGGAAATACCTGACAGAAATGCGGAAAAAGCATCCTGTGCCATTTACACAAAAATTTCCTAGGGCAGATCCTTTAGCACTCCGCCTTTTGCAAAGGCTACTGGCGTTTGACCCAAAGGATCGACCGACTGCCGAAGAG gcATTGGCGGATCCGTACTTCAAGGGTCTGGCCAGAGTTGAGAGAGAGCTTTCTTGTCAACCTATATCGAAGCtggaatttgaatttgaaagacGAAGAGTGATTAAAGAGGATATTAGGGAACTAATATACCGGGAAATACTTGAGTACCATCCACAACTACTCAAGGACTACATGAATGGAACGGAAGGCACAAGCTTTATGTATCCAAG TGCTATAGGTCAATTCAGAAAGCAGTTTGCTTATCTTGAGGAAAATGGTGGTAAAAGTGGACCAGTCATTCCTCCAGAGAGGAAGCATGTCTCCCTTCCACG GTCTACTGTTCACTCAAGTACAGTAACTCATATGGCACAACCAAATCTGCTCTCATATGAGAACCGGCAGACAGAAGTGGCTTCTAACTGTTATAGAGTAACGCACACTATAAATGGGAATCCATTAAAGGCCTCACGGCCTCCACCGAGGGTACCATCAGGTATGAA CAAAACCTGCACGAGTTATTGGACCAGTTCTTCCATATGA
- the LOC126788840 gene encoding ribokinase, translated as MSSMRAIASSPSQQWDSKLQTHLPNQSNKLTNTNPNQLLFKTTRHPLPCFSLDSSKSQTPFTPITPTAPPLVVVGSANADIYVEIERLPKEGETISAKTGQTLAGGKGANQAACGGKLAYPTYFVGQVGQDAHGKLVTEALRGGGVHLDHLASVGGAPTGHAVVMLQGDGQNSIIIVGGANMSCWPEKLSDEDLRVVRSAGIVLLQREIPEEVNIQVAKAAKSAGVPVILDAGGMDAPISQELLSYVEIFSPNETELGRLTGMPTESFEQISNAVAKCHKMGVKQVLVKLGDKGSALFIEGEEPLKQPIISATKVLDTTGAGDTFTASFAVAFVEGKSKKECLKFAAAAASLCVQVKGAIPSMPERKSVLKLLQSVSG; from the exons ATGAGTTCAATGAGAGCAATAGCATCCTCCCCATCCCAACAATGGGACTCCAAACTCCAAACCCATCTCCCAAACCAATCCAACAAACTAACCAACACCAACCCAAATCAGCTCCTATTCAAAACCACAAGACACCCACTTCCCTGCTTCTCCCTAGACTCATCAAAATCCCAAACCCCATTTACCCCAATCACCCCAACAGCCCCACCTCTTGTGGTGGTGGGCTCAGCCAATGCAGACATCTATGTTGAGATTGAGAGGCTCCCCAAGGAGGGTGAGACCATCTCAGCCAAAACTGGCCAGACCCTGGCTGGGGGCAAAGGAGCCAACCAGGCTGCCTGTGGTGGCAAGCTGGCCTACCCAACCTACTTTGTGGGCCAGGTGGGCCAGGATGCCCATGGGAAACTGGTCACTGAGGCCCTCAGGGGTGGTGGGGTCCATCTGGATCACCTGGCTAGTGTGGGTGGTGCACCCACTGGGCATGCTGTGGTGATGTTGCAGGGTGATGGGCAGAACTCTATAATCATTGTGGGAGGTGCCAATATGAGCTGCTGGCCTGAGAAGCTGAGTGATGAGGATTTGAGGGTTGTGAGGAGTGCTGGGATTGTTTTGCTTCAGAGGGAGATTCCTGAAGAGGTCAACATTCAGGTTGCAAAG GCTGCCAAGAGTGCGGGTGTACCAGTTATTTTGGATGCCGGAGGAATGGATGCACCAATTTCCCAGGAGCTATTGAGCTATGTTGAGATTTTTAGCCCGAATGAAACTGAGCTTGGTCGTTTGACAGGAATGCCAACCGAAAGCTTTGAACAGATTAGTAATGCTGTGGCGAAATGCCATAAGATG GGTGTTAAACAAGTCCTAGTAAAACTTGGGGACAAAGGATCTGCTCTATTCATAGAAGGAGAAGAGCCTCTTAAACAACCCATCATATCTGCCACTAAAGTCCTTGATACTACTGGAGCCGGTGATACATTTACCGCCTCTTTTGCGGTTGCTTTCGTGGAAGGGAAGTCCAAAAAGGAATGCCTGAAATTTGCAG CTGCGGCCGCTTCTCTTTGTGTTCAAGTGAAGGGTGCCATTCCTAGCATGCCCGAGAGGAAATCAGTTTTGAAACTTCTTCAATCTGTTTCAGGATAG
- the LOC126788839 gene encoding protein SRG1-like has translation MLLRKSKLRARLFISLTNSQITIKTNIYHSYSCQQRRTTAGKPKGAKAMEVVKEKSSSLLCCVSHLVPSVQELAKKPITTLPPRYVQQDLDGSEARDQVNKIDSDDARSYVQPEIPAIDFKKLLSRDEANSSHESDELARLHLACKEWGFFQLVNHGVSSSLLEKIKTDIQDFFNLSIEEKQRFWQRPEDMEGFGQLFVLSEEQKLDWADVFFMTTLPVQMRKPHLFPELPGPFKDTLEMYSLELNNLAIAILTQMEHALKLDAKELTELFEDGMQSMRMNYYPPCPQPEKAIGFTPHSDASGLTILLQVNEMDGLQIKKGGIWVPVKPLPEALIINIGDALEIKTNGSYRSIEHRAIVNSEKERLSIATFCNPRFDGEIRPASSLITEQTPAAYTRIGVEDYTKAFFARKLQGKSFLDYLKL, from the exons ATGCTCCTTCGAAAATCCAAACTACGTGCCAGATTATTCATCAGTTTAACCAACTCTCAGATAAcaattaaaacaaatatttatCATTCATATTCATGCCAACAAAGAAGAACCACTGCTGGGAAACCAAAGGGGGCAAAAGCCATGGAAGTAGTTAAGGAAAAGAGCAGCAGCTTGCTATGCTGTGTATCTCATCTTGTTCCTTCTGTCCAAGAATTAGCCAAGAAGCCGATAACCACCCTTCCACCCAGATATGTACAGCAAGATCTCGACGGCAGTGAAGCCCGAGACCAAGTAAACAAGATCGATTCCGATGATGCGCGGAGTTATGTACAACCCGAAATACCAGCCATCGACTTCAAGAAACTGCTTTCTCGGGACGAAGCGAACAGTTCTCATGAGTCTGATGAATTAGCTAGACTCCACTTGGCTTGCAAAGAGTGGGGTTTTTTCCAG TTGGTAAACCATGGGGTGAGCTCTTCTTTGTTGGAGAAAATTAAGACAGATATTCAAGACTTCTTCAACCTTTCAATAGAGGAGAAGCAACGGTTTTGGCAGCGTCCAGAAGACATGGAGGGTTTTGGGCAACTCTTTGTACTTTCTGAAGAGCAAAAACTTGATTGGGCTGACGTTTTCTTCATGACCACACTTCCTGTCCAGATGAGGAAGCCTCACTTATTCCCGGAGCTCCCTGGTCCTTTcaa AGATACCTTGGAGATGTACTCACTGGAGTTGAATAACCTTGCCATTGCTATCCTAACACAAATGGAACACGCTTTGAAACTTGATGCCAAGGAATTGACCGAGTTATTTGAAGATGGAATGCAGTCCATGAGAATGAACTATTACCCTCCATGTCCTCAGCCGGAGAAAGCCATCGGCTTTACTCCTCATTCGGATGCCTCAGGCCTCACCATCCTCCTGCAAGTCAATGAAATGGATGGCCTCCAAATCAAGAAGGGTGGGATTTGGGTTCCTGTTAAGCCACTTCCTGAAGCCTTGATTATCAACATTGGAGACGCTCTGGAG ATCAAAACAAATGGGAGTTATCGTAGCATTGAGCATCGAGCAATAGTAAACTCAGAGAAAGAAAGACTCTCGATTGCGACATTTTGTAACCCCAGATTTGATGGTGAAATTAGACCAGCCTCGAGCTTGATCACTGAACAAACACCTGCTGCATATACAAGGATCGGAGTGGAAGACTATACCAAAGCCTTTTTTGCACGTAAGCTTCAAGGAAAATCTTTTCTTGATTATCTCAAACTATAA
- the LOC126788838 gene encoding phenylacetaldehyde oxime monooxygenase CYP71AN24-like produces MAMANLLPRLNQLGQELQRITTPFLLFLVSLLLLSIFILFSSSKSGSKLKSPPSPTKLPLIGNLHQLGTLPHRSLGNLSKKHGPLMLLHLGQVPTLVVSSAEMAKEVMKTHDSVFCSRPKLTATNKLVYGGYDIGFSPYGEYWRQLRKLSVQELLSVKRVQQFQYAREEEVGEMVNNIRKACRGQSPINLSEMLIRASGNIMSRCVLGRKIVGENGCWFGELSRTVMTQLMVFSVEDFFPSFRWIDSLTGLTARLNKTFVKADGFLDLLIEEHRTANKEVDSKDFVDILLQCQKDSMLDFKLTRDNLKGILWDMLIGGSDTSSTALEWLMVELLRNSNVMARLQQEVRRVVGKKARVEVSDIEQMDYLKCVIKEALRLHPPGPLLLPRETIAAVELGGYHIPAKTRVLVNAFAIQRDPELWDRPEEFLPERFEGHSVDFKGQDFQFITFGGGRRVCPGMNMAVAAVQYELANLVYWFDWKLPSSESVLAETLDMTEVYGLTVRKNAHLHVVPLLYSP; encoded by the exons ATGGCAATGGCTAATTTGTTACCCCGGTTGAATCAACTAGGGCAAGAGCTACAAAGGATCACCACTCccttccttctttttttggtttctcttctcttgctttccatttttattttgttttcatctTCCAAATCAGGTTCGAAACTCAAGTCACCGCCATCTCCAACAAAGTTGCCACTAATTGGAAACCTTCATCAGCTaggcacactcccacaccgcTCGCTGGGCAATCTGTCTAAGAAGCATGGCCCTCTGATGCTACTTCACCTGGGTCAAGTTCCAACATTAGTTGTTTCATCAGCAGAAATGGCCAAGGAAGTCATGAAGACCCATGATTCTGTCTTCTGCAGCCGCCCCAAATTAACAGCTACAAACAAATTAGTGTATGGAGGTTATGACATCGGTTTCTCTCCTTATGGGGAGTACTGGAGACAACTTCGCAAACTTTCTGTTCAGGAACTTCTCAGCGTCAAAAGAGTGCAACAATTTCAGTATGCAAGGGAAGAAGAAGTTGGTGAGATGGTAAACAACATTCGAAAAGCTTGCCGCGGCCAGTCTCCTATTAATCTAAGTGAGATGTTGATAAGAGCCTCCGGCAACATAATGTCTAGGTGCGTTCTTGGACGGAAGATTGTAGGTGAAAATGGTTGTTGGTTTGGAGAGTTGTCAAGGACAGTAATGACTCAATTAATGGTTTTTAGCGTGGAagatttctttccttctttccGTTGGATTGACAGTCTCACAGGACTTACTGCAAGGTTGAATAAAACCTTTGTCAAAGCAGATGGATTTCTTGATCTCTTGATTGAAGAGCATAGGACTGCAAATAAGGAAGTTGATTCCAAGGACTTCGTGGATATTCTCCTCCAGTGTCAAAAGGATAGCATGCTCGACTTCAAACTTACTCGAGACAACCTGAAGGGCATCCTATGG GACATGCTCATTGGGGGAAGTGATACTTCTTCAACTGCGTTGGAATGGTTAATGGTAGAGCTGTTGAGAAATTCAAATGTAATGGCCAGACTCCAACAAGAAGTTAGAAGGGTGGTGGGGAAAAAGGCAAGGGTGGAAGTGAGTGATATAGAACAAATGGACTACTTAAAATGTGTCATCAAAGAAGCTCTAAGACTACATCCTCCAGGACCTCTTTTACTTCCCAGAGAAACAATTGCAGCTGTGGAATTGGGAGGTTATCATATCCCTGCCAAAACAAGAGTGCTTGTGAATGCATTTGCAATCCAAAGGGATCCTGAACTCTGGGACAGACCAGAGGAGTTCCTTCCAGAAAGATTCGAGGGCCACTCAGTTGATTTCAAAGGGCAGGATTTCCAGTTCATAACATTTGGTGGAGGTAGAAGGGTGTGCCCGGGGATGAACATGGCGGTTGCTGCAGTTCAATATGAGCTTGCTAATCTTGTCTATTGGTTTGATTGGAAATTGCCTAGTAGTGAGAGTGTACTGGCCGAGACCTTGGACATGACTGAAGTTTATGGTCTCACTGTCCGTAAAAATGCTCATCTTCATGTTGTGCCATTATTGTACTCACCTTGA
- the LOC126788837 gene encoding asparagine--tRNA ligase, cytoplasmic 1-like yields MAEDSAQLSSQLAEATLNDSVSELKAEFSDRVPIKRIISRPDGGSALAEQKVRVGGWVKTGRKADKDKFAFLELNDGSCPGNLQVIVEAEKGDLGRLVLTGTCVVVDGVLKLPPAGVKQKVELRVEEVVHLGPVGGNPIYPLHKGKMPLEHLRDFVHLRSRTNTISAVARIRHNLAYATHTFFHNHDFLYVHTPIITTSDCEGAGEMFQVTTLISEGERLEKELIQNPPPSEADLEAANLIITEKGNAVSQLKSAKASKGDVNAAVAELKRAKDNALKLQERAKLQPGIPKKDGKIDYTQDFFARQAFLTVSGQLQVESYACALSSVYTFGPTFRAENSHTSRHLAEFWMVEPELAFAELKDDMDCAEAYVKFLCQWLLDNCYDDMEFISRQFDKTCIERLKMVASTPFVRITYTEAVELLIDAVKNGKKFENHVDWGIDLASEHERFLTEVKFQKPVIVYNYPKGIKAFYMRLNDDNKTVAAMDVLVPKVGELIGGSQREERYGVIHKRITEMGLPIEPYDWYLDLRRYGTVKHSGFGLGFERMVLFATGIDNIRDVIPFPRYPGKADL; encoded by the exons ATGGCTGAGGACTCGGCGCAGCTAAGTTCCCAACTTGCTGAAGCAACCTTGAATGATTCTGTGTCTGAGCTGAAAGCCGAGTTTTCTGACAGAGTTCCTATCAAGCGCATAATATCACGACCTGACGGGGGGTCTGCGCTTGCCGAGCAGAAGGTCCGGGTTGGTGGTTGGGTGAAGACGGGTAGGAAGGCAGACAAGGATAAATTTGCATTTTTGGAACTCAATGATGGATCGTGTCCAGGCAACCTGCAGGTGATTGTGGAAGCTGAAAAGGGTGATCTTGGGAGGCTTGTGCTAACAGGTACATGTGTGGTTGTTGATGGCGTGCTTAAGCTGCCACCAGCTGGGGTCAAGCAGAAGGTGGAGCTTAGAGTTGAGGAGGTGGTACATTTAGGTCCAGTTGGTGGTAATCCTATATATCCGCTGCACAAGGGAAAGATGCCCCTGGAGCATTTGAGGGACTTTGTTCATCTGCGGTCCAGGACTAACACCATCTCTGCAGTTGCTCGCATCCGACACAACCTGGCATATGCAACTCATACTTTTTTCCACAACCATGACTTTCTCTATGTGCACACTCCAATTATCACCACCAGTGACTGTGAGGGTGCTGGTGAGATGTTCCAAGTCACAACATTGATCAGTGAAGGTGAAAGGTTGGAGAAGGAGCTGATTCAGAACCCTCCCCCATCTGAAGCAGACCTAGAAGCTGCCAACCTAATCATTACCGAAAAAGGAAATGCTGTCTCACAGCTGAAATCTGCTAAAGCAAGTAAAGGGGATGTTAATGCTGCTGTGGCTGAGCTTAAAAGGGCGAAGGATAATGCTTTGAAGCTGCAAGAGAGAGCAAAGCTGCAGCCGGGAATCCCCAAAAAGGATGGGAAGATTGACTACACGCAAGATTTCTTTGCCCGTCAAGCTTTTCTAACTGTTTCTGGGCAACTCCAAGTGGAATCTTATGCATGTGCTCTTAGTAGTGTGTATACATTCGGACCTACTTTTCGAGCAGAGAACTCACATACTTCACGACATTTGGCAGAATTCTGGATGGTGGAGCCTGAACTAGCATTTGCAGAGCTCAAG GATGACATGGACTGTGCAGAGGCCTATGTAAAATTTTTGTGCCAGTGGCTACTTGACAACTGTTATGACGATATGGAGTTTATTTCTCGGCAATTTGATAAAACTTGCATAGAGCGTCTAAAAATGGTTGCATCCACACCCTTTGTACGGATTACCTATACTGAAGCTGTGGAGCTGCTAATTGATGCTGTGAAAAATGGCAAGAAGTTTGAAAATCATGTAGACTGGGGGATTGATTTGGCATCTGAACATGAAAG GTTCTTAACAGAGGTGAAATTCCAGAAGCCCGTTATCGTGTACAATTACCCTAAAGGAATCAAAGCTTTCTACATGAGACTCAATGATGATAACAAAACAGTGGCTGCTATGGATGTCCTTGTACCAAAG GTGGGAGAGTTGATAGGGGGTAGTCAAAGAGAAGAACGTTATGGTGTTATTCATAAAAG GATTACAGAGATGGGTCTGCCTATCGAGCCATACGATTGGTATCTTGACTTACGGCGTTATGGAACTGTCAAACATTCTGGTTTTGGTTTAGGATTTGAAAGGATGGTTTTATTTGCCACTGGCATCGACAATATCAGAGATGTTATTCCATTCCCTAGATATCCAGGAAAAGCAGATCTTTAA